The Populus alba chromosome 4, ASM523922v2, whole genome shotgun sequence genome contains a region encoding:
- the LOC118050722 gene encoding B3 domain-containing protein REM19 isoform X3, with protein MSQAAVKPDGSDSPARKSCMFYKLMVASILQDKKLESSHDNPCLLPHEKDDGLEKILGFRPPSPNLLSSITSKNCNEYIHCNWIQSTSTASLEKPHVRTDAYNMRENFQSSRDIGTQFNGMELTSTEDGAGSIIPCITRKTRGRKRKSENSIQNVKLKSTHVRNTSETLTRRRRAVTPEEKERTIRAAHMFRSDNPFFRVILRPSYVYRGFLLHIPSSFARTFLNTVTGFVNLQVSDGKQWPVRCSFKDGKAKLGQGWTEFVWENNLEEGDVCIFELIQAKEIVLKVAVFRVLEDAAPTGQLSN; from the exons ATGTCACAAGCAGCAGTAAAGCCAGACGGGTCTGATTCTCCGGCAAGAAAATCTTGCATGTTTTACAAGTTGATGGTTGCTTCCATTCTCCAAGACAAAAAGCTG GAATCCAGTCATGACAATCCATGTCTATTACCCCATGAGAAAGATGATGGCCTTGAAAAAATCTTGGGTTTCAGACCTCCATCTCCTAATCTCCTTTCCTCGATAACCAGCAAAAATTGTAATGAATATATCCATTGCAACTGGATTCAATCTACTTCCACTGCTAGTCTAGAGAAGCCACACGTAAGAACAGATGCGTACAATATGAGAGAAAACTTTCAATCTTCTCGAGACATAGGCACACAGTTTAATGGGATGGAGCTTACAAGTACCGAGGATGGAGCTGGTTCCATTATCCCATGCATAACAAGAAAAACCAGAGGACGCAAACGGAAGAGTGAGAATA GCATCCAGAACGTGAAGCTAAAGTCGACCCATGTAAGAAATACTTCTGAAACCCTTACAAGGAGGCGGAGAGCCGTAACAccagaggaaaaggaaaggacaATTCGTGCAGCTCACATGTTCAGGTCTGATAATCCTTTTTTCCGGGTTATCTTGCGACCATCTTATGTATATAGGGGATTTCTTCTG CACATCCCATCCAGTTTTGCGCGGACCTTTTTGAACACGGTTACAGGATTTGTCAACCTTCAGGTTTCTGATGGAAAACAATGGCCTGTCCGATGCTCTTTCAAGGATGGTAAAGCAAAGTTGGGCCAGGGGTGGACGGAATTTGTTTGGGAAAATAATTTGGAGGAAGGGGATGTTTGTATCTTTGAGTTGATTCAGGCAAAAGAAATTGTGCTGAAAGTTGCTGTATTTCGAGTGCTTGAAGATGCAGCACCAACTGGCCAACTTTCAAATTAG
- the LOC118050722 gene encoding B3 domain-containing transcription factor VRN1 isoform X2 → MSQAAVKPDGSDSPARKSCMFYKLMVASILQDKKLIPKKFVNKYGDELSSVATLTVPCGRICLVELQKVNGKLWFHNGWHEFVECYSIRVGYFLVFIYEGKSNFNVHMFDLTVSEIKNPCNSLSQLQESSHDNPCLLPHEKDDGLEKILGFRPPSPNLLSSITSKNCNEYIHCNWIQSTSTASLEKPHVRTDAYNMRENFQSSRDIGTQFNGMELTSTEDGAGSIIPCITRKTRGRKRKSENSIQNVKLKSTHVRNTSETLTRRRRAVTPEEKERTIRAAHMFRSDNPFFRVILRPSYVYRGFLLHIPSSFARTFLNTVTGFVNLQVSDGKQWPVRCSFKDGKAKLGQGWTEFVWENNLEEGDVCIFELIQAKEIVLKVAVFRVLEDAAPTGQLSN, encoded by the exons ATGTCACAAGCAGCAGTAAAGCCAGACGGGTCTGATTCTCCGGCAAGAAAATCTTGCATGTTTTACAAGTTGATGGTTGCTTCCATTCTCCAAGACAAAAAGCTG ATACCAAAAAAGTTTGTCAACAAATATGGAGATGAACTTTCTTCCGTTGCCACACTTACTGTTCCCTGTGGTCGTATCTGTCTAGTGGAACTGCAAAAAGTTAACGGCAAGTTATGGTTTCACAATGGTTGGCATGAATTTGTAGAATGCTACTCCATTCGTGTTGGGTATTTCTTGGTCTTCATATATGAAGGAAAATCAAACTTCAATGTTCATATGTTTGATTTGACGGTTTCAGAGATAAAGAATCCATGTAATTCTCTTAGTCAGTTGCAGGAATCCAGTCATGACAATCCATGTCTATTACCCCATGAGAAAGATGATGGCCTTGAAAAAATCTTGGGTTTCAGACCTCCATCTCCTAATCTCCTTTCCTCGATAACCAGCAAAAATTGTAATGAATATATCCATTGCAACTGGATTCAATCTACTTCCACTGCTAGTCTAGAGAAGCCACACGTAAGAACAGATGCGTACAATATGAGAGAAAACTTTCAATCTTCTCGAGACATAGGCACACAGTTTAATGGGATGGAGCTTACAAGTACCGAGGATGGAGCTGGTTCCATTATCCCATGCATAACAAGAAAAACCAGAGGACGCAAACGGAAGAGTGAGAATA GCATCCAGAACGTGAAGCTAAAGTCGACCCATGTAAGAAATACTTCTGAAACCCTTACAAGGAGGCGGAGAGCCGTAACAccagaggaaaaggaaaggacaATTCGTGCAGCTCACATGTTCAGGTCTGATAATCCTTTTTTCCGGGTTATCTTGCGACCATCTTATGTATATAGGGGATTTCTTCTG CACATCCCATCCAGTTTTGCGCGGACCTTTTTGAACACGGTTACAGGATTTGTCAACCTTCAGGTTTCTGATGGAAAACAATGGCCTGTCCGATGCTCTTTCAAGGATGGTAAAGCAAAGTTGGGCCAGGGGTGGACGGAATTTGTTTGGGAAAATAATTTGGAGGAAGGGGATGTTTGTATCTTTGAGTTGATTCAGGCAAAAGAAATTGTGCTGAAAGTTGCTGTATTTCGAGTGCTTGAAGATGCAGCACCAACTGGCCAACTTTCAAATTAG
- the LOC118050722 gene encoding B3 domain-containing transcription factor VRN1 isoform X1 translates to MSQAAVKPDGSDSPARKSCMFYKLMVASILQDKKLKIPKKFVNKYGDELSSVATLTVPCGRICLVELQKVNGKLWFHNGWHEFVECYSIRVGYFLVFIYEGKSNFNVHMFDLTVSEIKNPCNSLSQLQESSHDNPCLLPHEKDDGLEKILGFRPPSPNLLSSITSKNCNEYIHCNWIQSTSTASLEKPHVRTDAYNMRENFQSSRDIGTQFNGMELTSTEDGAGSIIPCITRKTRGRKRKSENSIQNVKLKSTHVRNTSETLTRRRRAVTPEEKERTIRAAHMFRSDNPFFRVILRPSYVYRGFLLHIPSSFARTFLNTVTGFVNLQVSDGKQWPVRCSFKDGKAKLGQGWTEFVWENNLEEGDVCIFELIQAKEIVLKVAVFRVLEDAAPTGQLSN, encoded by the exons ATGTCACAAGCAGCAGTAAAGCCAGACGGGTCTGATTCTCCGGCAAGAAAATCTTGCATGTTTTACAAGTTGATGGTTGCTTCCATTCTCCAAGACAAAAAGCTG AAGATACCAAAAAAGTTTGTCAACAAATATGGAGATGAACTTTCTTCCGTTGCCACACTTACTGTTCCCTGTGGTCGTATCTGTCTAGTGGAACTGCAAAAAGTTAACGGCAAGTTATGGTTTCACAATGGTTGGCATGAATTTGTAGAATGCTACTCCATTCGTGTTGGGTATTTCTTGGTCTTCATATATGAAGGAAAATCAAACTTCAATGTTCATATGTTTGATTTGACGGTTTCAGAGATAAAGAATCCATGTAATTCTCTTAGTCAGTTGCAGGAATCCAGTCATGACAATCCATGTCTATTACCCCATGAGAAAGATGATGGCCTTGAAAAAATCTTGGGTTTCAGACCTCCATCTCCTAATCTCCTTTCCTCGATAACCAGCAAAAATTGTAATGAATATATCCATTGCAACTGGATTCAATCTACTTCCACTGCTAGTCTAGAGAAGCCACACGTAAGAACAGATGCGTACAATATGAGAGAAAACTTTCAATCTTCTCGAGACATAGGCACACAGTTTAATGGGATGGAGCTTACAAGTACCGAGGATGGAGCTGGTTCCATTATCCCATGCATAACAAGAAAAACCAGAGGACGCAAACGGAAGAGTGAGAATA GCATCCAGAACGTGAAGCTAAAGTCGACCCATGTAAGAAATACTTCTGAAACCCTTACAAGGAGGCGGAGAGCCGTAACAccagaggaaaaggaaaggacaATTCGTGCAGCTCACATGTTCAGGTCTGATAATCCTTTTTTCCGGGTTATCTTGCGACCATCTTATGTATATAGGGGATTTCTTCTG CACATCCCATCCAGTTTTGCGCGGACCTTTTTGAACACGGTTACAGGATTTGTCAACCTTCAGGTTTCTGATGGAAAACAATGGCCTGTCCGATGCTCTTTCAAGGATGGTAAAGCAAAGTTGGGCCAGGGGTGGACGGAATTTGTTTGGGAAAATAATTTGGAGGAAGGGGATGTTTGTATCTTTGAGTTGATTCAGGCAAAAGAAATTGTGCTGAAAGTTGCTGTATTTCGAGTGCTTGAAGATGCAGCACCAACTGGCCAACTTTCAAATTAG